A genomic segment from Glycine soja cultivar W05 chromosome 20, ASM419377v2, whole genome shotgun sequence encodes:
- the LOC114402100 gene encoding uncharacterized protein LOC114402100, whose translation MAALQKFKLFATPCGVGQSPTQSPRTSPLVQFRRPKTTLRSLLSLNRSLRRQENVVEKNPMRRHSLKALFVSSPPREERVHENETTPMLASVAVPHSSWSNEPGSTNPPWAGFRCRSLLKRKHWRPLLLTIPE comes from the coding sequence ATGGCAGCGTTGCAGAAATTCAAGCTGTTCGCGACGCCGTGTGGAGTGGGGCAAAGCCCAACCCAAAGCCCGAGGACGAGCCCATTGGTTCAATTCCGGCGGCCCAAAACCACGCTGCGTAGTCTGCTTAGCCTGAACCGGTCACTTCGGCGGCAAGAAAACGTGGTGGAGAAGAATCCCATGCGGAGACACTCACTGAAGGCCCTCTTTGTGTCCTCGCCGCCACGAGAGGAGCGTGTGCATGAAAATGAAACTACTCCAATGTTGGCTTCCGTTGCCGTTCCCCATTCTTCTTGGAGTAATGAACCCGGTTCAACCAACCCGCCTTGGGCCGGTTTTCGTTGCAGGTCCTTGTTGAAAAGGAAACATTGGCGCCCTCTCCTCCTCACTATTCCCGAATAA
- the LOC114402273 gene encoding LEAF RUST 10 DISEASE-RESISTANCE LOCUS RECEPTOR-LIKE PROTEIN KINASE-like 1.1, with the protein MVVVLLFSEVEMSLVYVILLISCVMVVLLSAGNANGHHDDCPDSFDCGTLGTFSFPFTTVERHNCGVLAIQGCNDPNQTSVKYVQLNNKGKPFQVTHVSSHRRRPRSISIIDMEFSKLLGNGSCAVFNYNITVPPSSPMGYFDLQNNISTFNCSHHQHKLNHTNDFINYTNDFINYTSTRCPSSVFYFAPPSYDDQSLSSLISLCSMVKLPVRQDSQFIKNPFGFLNAEITFEFQFSSECHQCYNEERGDHCRLDSNGTFYCAKRKTRVSTRKLALMLGTGVGPWIIFGLFLTLRHCKRKYGQSSITNADPYPSRDTENDRIFFGVPIFSYKELQEASNNFDPTRKLGDGGFGTVYYGTLRDGREVAIKHLFEHNYKRVEQFMNEIEILTRLRHRNLVSLYGCTSRHGQELLLVYEYVPNGTVASHLHGDLARVGLLTWPIRMQIAIDTAAALTYLHASNIIHRDVKTNNILLDISFSAKVADFGLSRLLPNDVSHVSTAPQGSPGYLDPEYFQFYRLTDKSDVYSFGVVLIELISSMPAVDAARERDEVNLANLAMKKIQKGKLSELVDPSLGFESDQVVKRMLTSVAGLAFRCVQGDNELRPSMDEVLEALKKFQNGNYESENLEKGDDDGVISSTSSSEVHPPQPASQHSGQVGILMNNKLLTSPNSLTEKLESESNTPNASG; encoded by the exons ATGGTTGTGGTGCTTCTATTTTCTGAGGTGGAAATGTCTCTGGTGTATGTAATCCTTTTGATTTCTTGTGTAATGGTGGTTCTTCTCTCCGCTGGGAATGCTAATGGGCACCATGATGATTGTCCAGACTCATTTGACTGTGGAACTTTGGGGACATTTAGCTTCCCATTCACCACTGTAGAACGCCACAATTGTGGTGTTCTTGCAATCCAAGGCTGTAATGATCCAAACCAAACATCAGTGAAGTATGTCCAGTTGAACAATAAGGGAAAACCATTCCAAGTTACACATGTAAGTAGTCATCGTCGCCGCCCTAGAAGTATTTCCATTATTGATATGGAGTTCAGCAAGCTTCTGGGAAATGGTAGTTGTGCGGTCTTCAACTATAATATTACTGTCCCTCCTTCCTCTCCTATGGGTTATTTTGATTTGCAAAACAATATAAGCACCTTCAATTGCAGCCACCATCAACACAAACTCAACCATACAAATGACTTCATCAACTATACAAATGATTTCATCAACTATACCAGTACCAGATGTCCTTCCTCTGTTTTTTACTTTGCCCCTCCATCCTATGATGATCAGTCCCTGAGCTCTTTAATCTCCTTATGTTCTATGGTTAAACTTCCTGTCAGACAAGATTCTCAGTTCATCAAAAACCCATTTGGATTTTTAAATGCTGAAATTACCTTTGAATTCCAGTTTTCAAGTGAATGTCACCAGTGTTATAATGAAGAAAGAGGAGACCATTGCCGACTTGACAGCAACGGAACTTTTTATTGCGCCAAGAG GAAAACTAGAGTTTCGACTCGGAAGCTAGCATTGATGTTAG GCACCGGCGTAGGACCTTGGATCATATTCGGGTTGTTCCTCACGTTACGCCACTGCAAACGGAAATATGGTCAATCCAGCATCACTAATGCTGATCCCTACCCTAGTCGTGACACAGAGAATGACAGGATCTTCTTTGGGGTACCCATTTTCTCCTACAAGGAACTTCAAGAAGCATCAAACAATTTTGACCCCACTAGAAAACTAGGAGATGGAGGCTTTGGCACTGTTTACTATG GAACACTAAGAGATGGAAGGGAAGTTGCAATCAAGCATCTATTTGAGCACAATTACAAGAGAGTGGAGCAGTTTATGAATGAAATTGAGATCCTTACTCGCCTACGCCACAGAAATCTTGTGTCCCTCTATGGCTGCACTTCACGTCACGGCCAAGAGCTACTGCTTGTATATGAATACGTTCCTAATGGCACAGTTGCTAGCCATCTCCATGGTGATTTAGCAAGGGTTGGTTTGTTGACATGGCCTATTCGAATGCAAATTGCCATAGACACTGCTGCTGCATTGACCTATCTCCATGCTTCAAACATCATCCACCGTGATGTCAAAACCAACAACATTTTACTTGACATTAGTTTTTCGGCTAAGGTAGCAGATTTTGGGCTTTCAAGATTGCTCCCCAATGATGTAAGCCATGTCTCCACAGCTCCACAAGGGTCTCCGGGGTATCTTGACCCTGAATATTTCCAATTCTACAGGCTCACGGACAAGAGTGATGTGTATAGCTTTGGGGTTGTGCTTATTGAGCTGATATCATCCATGCCAGCAGTTGATGCAGCCAGGGAAAGAGATGAAGTTAACTTGGCAAATCTTGCCATGAAAAAGATTCAAAAAGGAAAGCTTAGTGAGCTTGTAGACCCATCCTTGGGGTTTGAGTCAGACCAAGTAGTTAAAAGGATGCTAACTTCAGTAGCAGGGTTGGCCTTTCGGTGTGTGCAAGGAGACAATGAATTAAGGCCTTCTATGGATGAAGTTCTGGAAGCACtcaagaaatttcaaaatgggAATTATGAGTCTGAGAATCTAGAGAAAGGAGATGATGATGGTGTTATCTCTTCCACTTCATCCAGCGAAGTACATCCACCCCAACCAGCTTCACAGCACTCTGGTCAAGTTGgaattttaatgaataataagCTACTAACTTCACCGAATTCCTTGACTGAGAAACTGGAAAGTGAATCTAACACGCCCAATGCCAGTGGTTAA